In Lentisphaerota bacterium, a genomic segment contains:
- a CDS encoding NAD(P)-dependent oxidoreductase: protein MALTPDTTTIGFVGIGVMGKSMAGHLLKAGYPVHVYNRTQAKAEDLIAAGAQWQDSPSALAQRCNCIITIVGFPRDVEDIYLGAAGIINQAHAGSVLIDMTTSKPSLARTIFTEAKKKGLAALDAPVSGGDLGAREARLSIMVGGEPSDFEAALPVFQVMGKNVVLQGPAGSGQHTKMANQIAIAANMMGVCEALAYAKKAGLDQETVLKSISGGAAGSWSLTNLAPRIIAGNYDPGFYVKHFIKDMGIALESAAEMKLETPSLSLAKSLYERLAAQGGNDLGTQGLYKLFS, encoded by the coding sequence ATGGCACTCACTCCGGACACCACCACCATCGGATTTGTCGGCATCGGCGTTATGGGAAAAAGCATGGCGGGGCACCTGCTCAAGGCAGGCTATCCGGTGCATGTTTATAATCGCACCCAGGCAAAAGCCGAAGACCTGATCGCCGCAGGCGCGCAGTGGCAGGATTCTCCGTCCGCACTCGCGCAACGCTGCAATTGCATCATCACCATTGTGGGGTTTCCCCGGGATGTTGAGGACATCTATCTGGGAGCTGCGGGGATCATCAACCAAGCCCATGCCGGATCGGTGTTGATCGACATGACGACATCGAAGCCCTCGCTTGCCCGCACGATCTTTACAGAAGCGAAAAAGAAGGGACTCGCGGCGCTTGATGCGCCGGTCTCGGGCGGGGATCTTGGCGCGCGCGAAGCGCGCTTGTCGATCATGGTTGGCGGGGAGCCGTCCGATTTTGAGGCCGCACTTCCGGTGTTCCAGGTCATGGGGAAGAACGTGGTGCTCCAGGGTCCGGCCGGCAGCGGGCAGCATACCAAGATGGCCAACCAGATCGCCATTGCGGCAAACATGATGGGCGTCTGCGAAGCCCTCGCATATGCAAAAAAAGCCGGACTGGATCAGGAAACGGTGCTTAAAAGCATCAGCGGTGGTGCAGCCGGAAGTTGGTCGCTGACCAACCTGGCGCCGCGCATCATTGCCGGCAACTATGATCCGGGATTCTATGTCAAACACTTCATCAAGGACATGGGCATTGCGCTTGAATCTGCCGCCGAGATGAAGTTGGAGACCCCGAGTCTGTCGCTGGCCAAATCGCTCTACGAAAGACTCGCTGCACAGGGCGGAAACGACTTGGGCACACAGGGTTTGTACAAGCTATTCAGCTAG